In Clostridium sp. DL-VIII, the following proteins share a genomic window:
- a CDS encoding NlpC/P60 family protein, translating to MKYAVVNKTIGILKSEPKEISENVDEVLFGMNVEILKAEPSNWFYIRTHYKYEGYINGENLIIDDINSKLWNREKNTVVLNSFADVLNKPEASGYQIARLTKGGNLISTNEISENKRFVKVKLPDSRIGWIRKSFISKIINTYDIKDEENLRKNLTKAAISYLGTQYRWGGKTPLGIDCSGLCSMAYMLNGILIYRDAKIKKGFPIKEISFEKLKPGDLIFFPGHVAMYLGNGNYVHSSTSNDIVKINSFNDKSENYNEYLFKSPKKFGSIF from the coding sequence ATGAAATATGCTGTGGTAAATAAAACTATTGGGATATTAAAAAGTGAGCCTAAAGAAATTTCAGAAAATGTTGATGAAGTTTTATTTGGAATGAATGTTGAAATACTTAAAGCTGAACCTAGTAATTGGTTTTATATAAGAACTCATTACAAATATGAGGGATATATAAATGGAGAAAATCTGATTATTGATGATATTAACTCAAAACTATGGAATAGAGAAAAAAATACTGTGGTATTAAACTCATTTGCAGATGTACTAAACAAACCTGAGGCTTCTGGATATCAAATAGCAAGATTAACGAAGGGTGGTAACTTGATTTCAACTAATGAAATCAGTGAAAATAAAAGATTCGTAAAAGTTAAATTACCAGATTCAAGAATAGGATGGATTAGAAAAAGTTTTATATCAAAAATAATAAATACCTATGATATAAAAGATGAAGAAAACTTAAGAAAGAATTTAACTAAAGCTGCAATAAGCTATTTAGGAACTCAATACAGGTGGGGTGGGAAAACACCTCTTGGAATTGATTGTTCAGGTCTCTGCTCAATGGCTTACATGCTAAATGGAATACTTATTTATAGAGATGCTAAGATAAAAAAAGGCTTTCCAATCAAAGAAATATCATTTGAAAAACTAAAGCCAGGGGACTTGATATTTTTTCCCGGTCATGTAGCTATGTATTTAGGAAATGGAAATTATGTTCATTCATCAACCAGTAATGATATAGTTAAAATAAATAGTTTTAATGATAAATCAGAAAATTATAATGAATATTTATTCAAAAGTCCTAAGAAGTTTGGAAGCATATTTTAA
- a CDS encoding LD-carboxypeptidase, which translates to MIQPKPLKVGDKIGLIGPAGPTPNDRINPSVKAMEDLGLKVVLGESCRGLHGFLSGSDDLRANDINNMFKDKNIKGIFAIRGGYGSARLLDMLDYEMIKRNPKVFAGYSDITVLHNVLNQKCKLITFHTPMAGTELYKGIDCYTMDYFKRNIFSDKPLGKLENPNGQKINTLVNGCATGKLAGGNLSLIVSSLGTRYEINTKGKILFLEDVDELPYKIDRMLIQLKQSGKFKDAAGIILGAWTDCKAKEEDKSLSLMEVFEELIKPENKPTIYNLACGHCMPTMSLPLGKKAAIDCNRKEITIF; encoded by the coding sequence ATGATACAGCCTAAACCTTTAAAAGTTGGAGATAAAATAGGATTAATCGGTCCCGCTGGTCCAACTCCAAATGATAGAATAAATCCTTCAGTTAAAGCAATGGAAGACTTAGGTCTTAAAGTAGTTTTGGGTGAAAGTTGCAGAGGCTTACATGGTTTTTTATCTGGAAGTGATGATTTAAGAGCTAATGATATAAATAATATGTTTAAAGATAAAAATATTAAAGGAATTTTTGCAATAAGAGGTGGTTATGGTTCCGCAAGATTACTTGATATGCTGGATTATGAGATGATTAAAAGGAATCCTAAAGTGTTTGCAGGATATAGTGATATTACAGTTCTTCATAATGTACTTAATCAAAAATGCAAGCTAATAACTTTCCATACCCCAATGGCTGGAACAGAATTATATAAAGGAATAGATTGTTACACTATGGATTATTTTAAAAGAAACATATTTAGTGATAAACCTTTAGGGAAACTTGAAAATCCTAATGGACAAAAAATCAATACTTTAGTTAATGGATGCGCAACAGGAAAACTAGCTGGTGGTAATCTTTCTTTAATAGTTTCATCTCTAGGAACTCGCTATGAAATTAATACTAAAGGTAAAATATTATTTTTAGAGGATGTGGATGAATTACCATATAAAATAGATAGGATGCTGATTCAATTAAAACAATCAGGAAAATTTAAAGATGCAGCAGGTATTATTTTGGGAGCATGGACTGATTGCAAGGCAAAAGAGGAAGATAAAAGCTTAAGTTTGATGGAGGTTTTTGAAGAACTAATTAAGCCAGAAAACAAGCCTACAATTTATAATTTAGCCTGCGGGCATTGTATGCCTACTATGAGCCTCCCTTTAGGCAAAAAAGCAGCCATAGATTGCAACAGAAAAGAAATAACTATCTTTTAA
- a CDS encoding polysaccharide deacetylase family protein, with translation MRTIYKCFPNGKFKVLTMSYDDGREPDKKLISLFNRYGIKGTFHLNSGLLKDAPPTQNDIYGLRIPKEEISDLYKGHEISCHTDTHPTISRLPIAHVAKQILEDREKLESIVGYTVRGLSYPNGSYSNEIKAILPSLGIEYGRVVETTGTFDIPEDFLEWKGTCRHGNPNLLKYADDFLALNKKQYLYMFYVWGHSYEFPRDDNWDIIEKFCEKLGNREDIWYATNIEIVDYLKASDNLQFSMSGEFVYNPNFKSVWISVNGIVYEVPGGKQVHFK, from the coding sequence ATGAGAACTATTTATAAGTGTTTTCCAAATGGAAAATTTAAAGTATTAACAATGAGCTATGATGATGGACGAGAGCCTGATAAAAAATTAATTTCTTTATTTAATAGATATGGAATTAAAGGGACTTTTCATTTAAATTCTGGGCTTCTTAAGGATGCGCCTCCAACCCAAAATGATATTTATGGATTAAGAATACCTAAGGAAGAAATTAGCGATTTATATAAAGGACATGAAATCTCATGCCATACAGATACTCATCCAACTATTTCAAGATTACCAATAGCCCATGTAGCAAAGCAAATTCTTGAAGACAGGGAAAAACTTGAATCTATAGTTGGATATACAGTAAGAGGCTTATCTTATCCTAATGGTTCATATAGTAATGAAATTAAAGCAATACTACCTAGTCTTGGAATAGAATATGGACGAGTCGTTGAAACTACTGGTACCTTTGATATTCCAGAAGATTTTCTTGAATGGAAAGGAACTTGTAGACATGGTAATCCTAATTTGCTTAAGTATGCAGATGATTTTTTAGCTTTAAACAAGAAACAATACTTATATATGTTTTATGTATGGGGACACAGTTATGAATTCCCTAGAGATGATAATTGGGATATCATCGAGAAATTCTGTGAGAAATTGGGGAATAGAGAAGATATATGGTATGCAACAAATATCGAGATAGTTGATTATTTAAAGGCAAGTGATAATTTACAATTTTCTATGAGCGGAGAGTTTGTATATAACCCTAATTTTAAATCTGTTTGGATAAGTGTGAATGGAATCGTGTATGAAGTTCCAGGTGGAAAACAAGTTCATTTCAAATAG
- a CDS encoding CoA-disulfide reductase → MTKKIIIVGGVAGGASTAARLRRLDEKAEIIVLEKGEYISFANCGLPYYIGETIDDRSKLIVQTVEEMSEKFNLDIRNFNEALNIDKENKVVKIKNHKTNEEYEESYDILVLSPGAAPIKPQISGIRECDNLFTLRNIPDTDKIKAYVDKKKPKHATVVGGGFIGLEMAENLHARGINITLVEAGIQVMAPLDFEMASIIHEHLIDKGVELLLNDGVKSFKDNGRKIVLNSGKEVSTDIVILSIGVKPETTIAGDANLKLNERGAIVVDKFMKTSDPNIYALGDAVEIMDFVNEKPTMIPLAWPANRQGRIVADNICGKKAEYRGTLGSSVAKIFDYTAATTGNNEKTLKRLGIEYEAIHIHPGSHAGYYPGSFPIAFKMLFDSKSGRIFGAQGVGLDGVEKRIDVIAAAIKGKLTVFDLQDIEPCYAPPYNSAKDPVNMLGYYASNIIEGFTKTIQWHEIDKLDAEKSLILDIREEFELVTGGFDNSIHIPLGELRKRINEIPRNKSLYVTCQVGLRGYVACRILEQNGFDCTNIDGGVKTYLYVKRAEESIENQHKNNRKIDDEVAVMKLENSDVTEINANISLNACGLQCPGPIKRVFEEIKKMEDGNILEVKASDPGFTKDIKSWCDSTGNTLLKSEFNSSEKAFMAYIQKGKASALNLQTEALKVESIEKNGATLVVFSGDLDKAIASFIIATGAASMGKEVTMFFTFWGLNILKNPNKPNVKKDTMEKMFDIMLPAHPGKLPLSQMNMMGMGPAMIKQIMKKHNVDSLETLIKNAIDMGVNVVACSMSMELMGIKKEEFIDGVEIGGVASYLGAANDSGLNLFI, encoded by the coding sequence ATGACTAAGAAAATAATTATCGTTGGTGGAGTTGCTGGTGGTGCGTCTACTGCTGCAAGGCTTAGAAGATTAGATGAAAAAGCTGAAATAATTGTGCTTGAAAAAGGTGAATATATATCCTTTGCTAATTGCGGTCTTCCTTATTATATCGGTGAGACAATAGACGATAGAAGTAAGCTTATAGTACAGACAGTTGAAGAAATGAGTGAAAAATTTAATCTGGATATAAGAAATTTTAATGAAGCATTAAATATAGATAAAGAAAATAAAGTAGTTAAAATTAAGAATCACAAAACAAATGAAGAATATGAAGAATCTTATGATATTTTAGTTTTATCGCCGGGAGCAGCACCAATAAAACCTCAAATATCAGGAATAAGAGAATGTGATAATTTATTTACTCTTAGAAATATACCTGACACCGATAAAATTAAAGCATATGTTGATAAGAAAAAACCGAAGCATGCAACTGTAGTAGGAGGAGGATTTATCGGTCTTGAAATGGCAGAAAATCTTCATGCTCGAGGAATTAATATAACATTAGTTGAGGCAGGAATCCAAGTAATGGCTCCACTAGATTTTGAAATGGCAAGTATCATTCATGAACATTTAATAGATAAAGGTGTTGAACTACTATTAAATGATGGAGTAAAGAGTTTTAAAGATAACGGTAGAAAGATAGTATTAAATAGTGGAAAAGAAGTATCAACTGATATTGTAATATTATCAATCGGAGTGAAACCTGAAACAACAATTGCAGGAGATGCAAATTTGAAATTAAATGAAAGAGGAGCTATTGTAGTTGATAAATTTATGAAAACTTCTGATCCTAATATTTATGCTTTAGGTGATGCGGTAGAGATTATGGATTTTGTAAATGAAAAGCCTACAATGATTCCTCTAGCCTGGCCAGCTAATAGACAAGGTCGAATAGTAGCAGATAACATCTGTGGCAAAAAAGCTGAATATAGAGGAACTCTTGGTTCATCAGTTGCAAAGATATTTGATTATACAGCAGCAACAACTGGAAATAACGAAAAGACTTTGAAAAGATTAGGCATTGAATATGAAGCTATACACATTCATCCAGGTTCTCATGCTGGCTATTATCCAGGTTCTTTCCCTATAGCCTTTAAAATGCTATTTGATTCAAAATCAGGACGAATATTTGGTGCACAAGGAGTTGGCCTTGATGGTGTTGAAAAAAGAATTGATGTAATAGCAGCAGCAATTAAAGGAAAACTTACTGTATTTGATTTACAAGATATAGAACCATGTTATGCGCCACCATATAATTCGGCTAAAGATCCAGTTAATATGCTTGGATACTATGCTTCAAATATTATAGAGGGATTTACAAAAACAATTCAATGGCATGAAATTGATAAATTAGACGCCGAAAAATCCTTAATTCTTGATATAAGAGAAGAATTTGAGTTAGTTACAGGTGGATTTGATAATTCTATTCATATTCCACTTGGAGAATTGAGAAAGAGAATAAATGAAATTCCAAGGAATAAAAGTTTATATGTTACCTGTCAAGTTGGACTTAGAGGATATGTTGCCTGCAGAATTTTAGAACAAAATGGATTTGACTGTACAAATATAGACGGTGGAGTAAAAACTTATTTATATGTAAAAAGAGCAGAGGAAAGTATAGAAAATCAGCATAAAAATAATAGAAAAATAGATGATGAGGTAGCTGTAATGAAATTAGAAAATTCAGATGTAACAGAAATAAATGCTAATATAAGTTTAAATGCATGTGGACTTCAATGCCCAGGTCCAATAAAAAGAGTATTTGAAGAAATTAAGAAAATGGAAGATGGAAATATTTTAGAAGTTAAAGCAAGCGATCCTGGATTTACGAAGGATATAAAATCATGGTGTGATTCAACTGGAAATACTCTATTAAAATCAGAATTTAATAGCAGCGAGAAAGCCTTTATGGCTTATATTCAAAAAGGAAAAGCATCAGCATTGAATTTACAAACTGAGGCTCTTAAAGTAGAATCTATAGAAAAAAATGGAGCAACACTAGTTGTGTTTAGTGGAGATTTAGATAAAGCAATAGCCTCATTCATAATAGCTACAGGGGCTGCATCTATGGGAAAAGAAGTTACAATGTTCTTTACCTTCTGGGGGCTTAATATATTGAAAAATCCCAATAAGCCTAATGTAAAGAAGGATACTATGGAAAAAATGTTTGATATAATGCTTCCAGCTCATCCGGGAAAATTACCATTATCTCAAATGAATATGATGGGAATGGGTCCTGCAATGATAAAGCAAATCATGAAAAAACATAATGTTGATAGCCTTGAAACATTAATAAAGAATGCAATTGATATGGGTGTTAATGTTGTAGCATGCTCTATGAGCATGGAATTAATGGGAATAAAGAAAGAAGAATTTATTGACGGAGTTGAAATAGGAGGAGTTGCTTCATATCTAGGTGCTGCTAATGATTCAGGATTAAATTTATTTATCTAA
- a CDS encoding cold shock domain-containing protein, giving the protein MPKTTGVVKWFDAERGFGFISCSEGNDVFVHHSQVKEKGPDKELHENESVTFDIEDGKKGPMATNVQKL; this is encoded by the coding sequence ATGCCTAAAACTACTGGTGTAGTCAAATGGTTTGATGCTGAAAGGGGATTTGGTTTTATATCATGCAGCGAAGGAAATGATGTTTTTGTACATCATTCACAAGTTAAAGAAAAAGGTCCAGATAAAGAGTTACATGAAAATGAAAGTGTAACCTTTGATATTGAAGATGGTAAAAAAGGCCCTATGGCTACAAATGTTCAAAAATTATAA
- a CDS encoding pectinesterase family protein yields the protein MIIVAKDGTGQFNNIQAAVDSVTKDSAEEIEIYIKKGVYKEKLCILKPFITLIGEDKNQTIITYDDYAKKLFPNGEAYRTFNSYTIFIGTKNFTAKNITFENAAGIGEIVGQAVAAYVEGDKAKFKNCRFLGNQDTLFTGPLPPKPIEGNNFGGPMDEKERIVGRQYYENCYIEGDIDFIFGSAIAVFNKCEIFSKNRDRDVNGYITAASTVEGKEFGYVFIDCKLTSNAASNTVYLGRPWRDFAKTVFINCYMENHIKKEGWNNWNKTLAEKEAVYAEYNSYGPGASNETRMPWSYILNETEIKKYTIFNILSGNDKWNPEL from the coding sequence ATGATAATAGTTGCTAAAGATGGTACAGGACAATTTAATAACATTCAAGCTGCAGTTGATTCTGTTACAAAAGATAGTGCTGAAGAAATTGAAATATATATAAAAAAAGGTGTCTACAAAGAGAAATTATGTATTTTAAAACCTTTTATAACCCTCATCGGAGAGGATAAAAATCAAACTATTATAACTTATGATGATTATGCAAAAAAACTATTTCCAAATGGCGAAGCATATAGGACATTTAATTCTTATACTATCTTCATAGGCACTAAAAATTTTACTGCAAAAAATATAACTTTTGAAAATGCTGCTGGAATTGGTGAAATTGTTGGGCAAGCCGTAGCTGCATATGTTGAAGGTGATAAAGCAAAATTTAAAAACTGTAGATTCTTAGGAAATCAAGATACTTTATTTACTGGTCCACTTCCCCCTAAACCAATAGAAGGCAATAACTTTGGTGGACCTATGGATGAAAAAGAACGAATTGTAGGAAGGCAATATTATGAAAATTGCTACATTGAAGGTGATATAGATTTTATATTTGGTTCTGCCATTGCTGTCTTTAATAAATGTGAAATATTCTCAAAAAACAGGGATAGAGATGTTAATGGATATATAACTGCAGCCTCAACAGTAGAAGGCAAAGAATTTGGTTATGTGTTTATTGATTGCAAATTAACAAGCAATGCAGCTTCTAATACTGTTTATCTAGGAAGGCCTTGGAGAGATTTTGCTAAAACTGTATTTATAAATTGCTATATGGAAAATCACATAAAAAAAGAAGGATGGAATAATTGGAACAAGACACTTGCTGAGAAGGAAGCAGTTTATGCAGAATATAACAGTTATGGACCTGGTGCATCTAATGAAACAAGAATGCCTTGGTCTTATATCTTAAATGAAACTGAAATTAAAAAATATACTATTTTTAACATACTTAGTGGAAATGATAAATGGAATCCAGAATTATAA
- a CDS encoding YhcH/YjgK/YiaL family protein translates to MICENIKNTKDYSTINKNFVKAFEFLKSNNLNDLKVGEYEISGKDVFALVQEYTTADEKEKNWEAHEKYIDIQLIVEGQEIMGYAPITNLEVSEDFRPEKDLIFYKETDKGSNIKFSAGDYAIFFPEDGHKPGCALGKPSSIKKIVVKVACK, encoded by the coding sequence ATGATATGTGAAAATATTAAAAACACTAAAGATTACTCAACTATCAATAAGAATTTTGTAAAAGCTTTTGAATTTTTAAAGAGCAATAATTTAAATGACTTAAAAGTTGGTGAATACGAAATCTCAGGAAAGGATGTATTTGCATTGGTACAAGAATATACTACTGCAGATGAAAAAGAAAAAAATTGGGAAGCTCATGAAAAGTATATTGATATCCAATTAATTGTTGAAGGTCAAGAAATTATGGGATATGCTCCAATAACTAATTTAGAAGTTAGCGAAGATTTTAGACCAGAAAAAGATTTGATTTTTTATAAAGAAACAGATAAAGGCTCGAATATAAAATTTTCTGCTGGAGATTATGCAATCTTTTTCCCAGAAGATGGACATAAACCAGGTTGTGCTCTAGGTAAACCTTCTAGTATAAAGAAAATAGTAGTAAAGGTTGCCTGCAAATAA
- the fba gene encoding class II fructose-1,6-bisphosphate aldolase: MLTSAKEMLNKAKQGKYAVGQFNINNLEWTKAVLLTAQENNSPVILGVSEGAGKYMTGYKTVAAMVKAMIEELNITVPVALHLDHGSYEGAKKCIEAGFSSIMFDGSHYPIAENIEKTKELVAIANEKGLSLEAEVGSIGGEEDGVIGKGEVADPNECKQIADLGVTMLAAGIGNIHGKYPANWTGLDFDALAKIEKAVGTDMPLVLHGGTGIPEDMIKKAISLGVAKINVNTECQLSFQEATRKYIEAGKDLEGKGFDPRKLLAPGFEAIKATVKEKMQLFGSVNRA, encoded by the coding sequence ATGTTAACATCAGCTAAAGAAATGTTAAACAAAGCAAAACAAGGAAAGTATGCAGTTGGTCAATTCAACATAAACAACTTAGAATGGACAAAAGCTGTATTATTAACTGCACAAGAAAACAATTCACCAGTTATTTTAGGTGTATCTGAAGGTGCAGGAAAATATATGACTGGATATAAGACTGTTGCTGCTATGGTTAAAGCAATGATCGAAGAATTAAATATCACTGTACCAGTTGCACTACACTTAGATCACGGTAGTTATGAAGGAGCTAAAAAATGTATCGAAGCTGGATTCTCATCAATCATGTTTGATGGATCTCACTATCCAATAGCTGAAAACATAGAAAAGACTAAAGAATTAGTTGCTATAGCTAATGAAAAAGGACTTTCTTTAGAGGCAGAAGTTGGTTCAATTGGTGGAGAAGAAGATGGAGTTATCGGTAAAGGTGAAGTTGCTGATCCAAATGAATGTAAGCAAATTGCTGATTTAGGAGTTACAATGCTTGCTGCTGGAATCGGAAATATCCACGGAAAATATCCAGCTAACTGGACTGGATTAGATTTTGATGCATTAGCTAAAATTGAAAAAGCTGTTGGAACTGATATGCCATTAGTATTACATGGTGGTACTGGAATTCCAGAAGATATGATTAAAAAAGCAATTTCTCTTGGTGTTGCTAAAATCAACGTTAACACTGAATGTCAATTATCTTTCCAAGAAGCTACTAGAAAATACATAGAAGCTGGAAAAGATTTAGAAGGAAAAGGCTTTGACCCAAGAAAATTATTGGCACCAGGTTTTGAAGCTATTAAGGCTACAGTTAAAGAAAAAATGCAATTATTCGGTTCTGTAAACAGAGCATAA
- a CDS encoding [Fe-Fe] hydrogenase large subunit C-terminal domain-containing protein, with the protein MNNKYNDLFDELVKSYYEDNFDETLERIMTCHEKSPQETFQIITSLCGVDMEFDNNYLYNLKKAITEYTVNVRLIEKIKGCNIECTKDENGKFSCQAACPFDAIMYDDKQKSTFIDSDRCLSCGVCIDSCQNGLILDKVFFLPVLDLIKNNKHVFAAVAPAISGQFGDSVTMDKLRAALIKIGFTDMFEVAFAADALSIKEAVEFDRLVNNPDDFMITSCCCPIWIGMLRKVYKELVPNLSPSVSPMVAAARMIKKLDNDAKVVFIGPCIAKKAEAKDKDLNDAVDFVLTFEELNEIFSALKIEPDKLQEIPSIEYASKGGRLYARSGGVSIAVSDVIKEFCPEKFEHFKAANASGVKDCKELLEKALKGELDANFLEGMGCIGGCVGGPKAILPTDLGKEAADKYAYNSAIKVPVHSKVLDQVLEKLDIHSLDDFHDKDKISIFERKFE; encoded by the coding sequence ATGAACAATAAATATAATGATTTATTTGATGAACTGGTTAAATCATATTATGAAGATAATTTCGATGAAACTCTTGAGAGAATTATGACATGCCATGAAAAATCTCCACAAGAAACTTTTCAGATAATTACGTCTTTATGTGGAGTTGATATGGAGTTTGATAATAATTATTTATATAACTTGAAGAAAGCTATAACTGAATATACTGTTAATGTACGATTAATAGAAAAAATTAAAGGCTGCAACATAGAATGCACTAAAGATGAAAATGGCAAGTTTAGTTGCCAAGCAGCCTGTCCATTTGATGCAATCATGTATGATGACAAACAAAAGAGCACTTTTATCGATTCCGATCGTTGTTTAAGCTGCGGAGTATGTATAGATTCATGCCAGAATGGATTAATATTAGATAAAGTATTTTTTCTTCCTGTTTTGGATCTTATTAAGAATAATAAACATGTTTTTGCAGCTGTTGCTCCCGCTATTTCTGGTCAGTTTGGTGATAGTGTGACAATGGATAAATTAAGAGCAGCATTAATAAAAATAGGATTTACTGATATGTTTGAGGTTGCCTTTGCCGCTGATGCATTATCAATAAAGGAAGCTGTTGAATTTGATAGACTTGTAAATAATCCAGATGACTTTATGATAACATCCTGCTGTTGTCCTATATGGATTGGAATGTTAAGAAAAGTATACAAAGAACTTGTTCCTAATTTATCTCCTTCTGTCTCTCCTATGGTTGCAGCTGCCCGCATGATAAAAAAATTAGATAACGATGCGAAAGTTGTATTTATAGGTCCATGTATTGCAAAAAAAGCTGAGGCGAAAGATAAGGATTTAAATGATGCCGTAGATTTTGTATTAACATTTGAGGAGCTTAATGAAATATTTTCAGCATTAAAAATTGAACCTGATAAACTGCAAGAAATTCCTTCTATAGAATACGCTTCAAAAGGCGGCCGTTTATATGCACGTAGTGGTGGCGTTTCTATTGCAGTTTCTGATGTTATAAAGGAATTTTGTCCTGAAAAATTTGAACACTTTAAGGCTGCTAATGCTTCCGGAGTTAAAGATTGCAAAGAGCTTCTTGAAAAAGCTTTAAAAGGAGAGCTTGATGCAAATTTCCTTGAAGGTATGGGCTGTATAGGAGGGTGTGTTGGTGGACCTAAGGCAATACTTCCTACAGATTTAGGTAAAGAAGCCGCTGATAAATATGCTTACAATTCAGCAATAAAAGTCCCTGTTCATAGTAAAGTACTTGATCAAGTTTTGGAAAAGCTTGATATACATTCACTAGATGACTTTCATGATAAAGATAAAATAAGTATTTTTGAACGGAAATTTGAATGA